A portion of the bacterium genome contains these proteins:
- a CDS encoding 5-formyltetrahydrofolate cyclo-ligase, whose amino-acid sequence MNKDEIRKNITKIRDSQSSEEILEKSKKIKEKIFSLPEFKETPNVLFYYSFGSEVRTDIMILECKKRIFLPKVSGEKLEIFEIKSLDEVKPGYCGILEPITKNPVKLDDIELVIVPGIAFDKRGFRIGYGRGYYDRLLPLLFCKKIGLAFSLQIVNKIPNTPKDIRIDKIVTEDRVIKIAENTKL is encoded by the coding sequence ATGAATAAGGATGAAATAAGAAAAAACATCACGAAGATTAGGGATAGCCAATCTAGTGAAGAAATCCTTGAAAAAAGCAAAAAAATAAAAGAAAAGATATTTTCATTACCAGAGTTTAAAGAGACCCCTAATGTGCTTTTTTATTATTCGTTCGGCTCTGAGGTAAGAACAGATATAATGATTTTAGAATGTAAAAAAAGGATATTTCTTCCAAAGGTATCTGGAGAAAAACTTGAAATATTTGAAATAAAAAGCCTTGATGAGGTAAAACCAGGCTATTGTGGAATCCTTGAGCCTATTACTAAAAACCCTGTTAAATTAGATGATATTGAGCTTGTAATTGTCCCAGGGATTGCATTTGATAAAAGGGGATTTAGGATTGGGTATGGCAGAGGATACTATGACAGGCTCCTTCCCTTGCTTTTTTGTAAAAAAATAGGACTTGCATTTTCCCTTCAGATAGTAAATAAAATCCCAAATACACCAAAGGATATAAGGATTGATAAAATAGTAACAGAGGATAGGGTAATTAAAATAGCAGAAAATACAAAGTTATGA
- a CDS encoding permease-like cell division protein FtsX gives MKLGYILIQGILFFFLFSLFLSLFNISPCISFLYNKIEISAYLKDGVSLSSLPALMKRINMARKGIEIKYQSKEEALKGLVSNEVVNILDKNPIPSSLKIRLSEKIEKADFDKLISFLSSIEGIEKISYSKEDVEFLSKMKNRFLKVFLWICGIYSLCLIIILVFLSLIDAKLYKEEREILYLSGRTKWSLFLSSLISSMVNGLFSSLIALIFLFLGYTLFVNSGISSSFEIAFFSFDIILSLLGCGILLGFLTKIPVIFVF, from the coding sequence ATGAAATTAGGCTATATTTTGATACAAGGGATATTGTTTTTCTTTCTCTTCTCTCTTTTTCTTTCTTTATTCAACATCTCTCCCTGTATAAGCTTCCTTTATAACAAAATAGAGATAAGCGCCTATTTAAAAGATGGGGTTTCTTTGTCTTCCCTTCCTGCTCTTATGAAAAGGATAAATATGGCAAGGAAAGGAATTGAAATTAAATATCAATCAAAGGAGGAGGCATTAAAGGGGCTTGTTTCAAATGAGGTAGTCAATATTTTGGACAAAAACCCCATCCCTTCTTCATTAAAGATAAGGCTTTCTGAAAAGATAGAAAAGGCCGATTTTGATAAACTTATCTCTTTTCTTTCATCTATAGAAGGCATTGAAAAGATAAGCTATTCAAAAGAAGATGTTGAATTTTTGTCAAAGATGAAGAATAGGTTTTTAAAGGTTTTCCTTTGGATTTGCGGAATTTATTCCCTTTGTCTAATTATTATCCTTGTTTTTCTTTCCTTGATTGATGCAAAGCTCTATAAAGAAGAGAGAGAAATTTTATACCTTTCTGGAAGGACAAAGTGGTCTCTTTTTCTTTCTTCCCTTATATCTTCTATGGTTAATGGGCTTTTTAGCTCTTTAATTGCCCTTATTTTTCTTTTTCTAGGATATACACTTTTTGTAAATAGTGGGATTTCCTCTTCCTTTGAAATAGCCTTTTTCTCTTTTGATATTATATTAAGCCTTTTAGGATGCGGAATCCTTTTGGGATTTCTTACAAAAATCCCTGTTATTTTTGTCTTTTAA